CATGACCTCCTCCTTGTCCCGTGAGCTCATGCGGCCGTGGAGCAGCCCCACACGGAGGTCCGGGAACACGTCCACGGAGAGACGCTGGAACTCCTTGACCGCCGCCTTCGCCTCGATGGCCTCCGACTCCTCGATGAGCGGGCAAATGGTGAACGCCTGCCGCCCCTGGGACACCTGCTCGCGGATGAAGCGGTAGGCCGCCTCGCGCTTGTCCGGGCCGATGGCCCGCGTGCGGACGCGCTGCCGTCCCGGCGGCATCTCGTCAATGACCGACAGGTCCAGGTCGCCGTAGACCGTAAGCGCCAGCGTGCGCGGAATGGGCGTGGCCGTCATGGCGAGCAGGTGCGGATTGTAGCCCTTCTGTCGCAGCGCCGAGCGTTGCTCCACGCCGAAACGGTGCTGCTCGTCCACCACCGCCAGGCCGAGCCGCTCGAAGGCCACCCCTTCCTGAATGAGCGCATGCGTGCCCACCAAAAGCTGCACCGCCCCCGCGGCGACACGCTTGTACAGCTCCGCTTTCTGCTTCTTCGTGGTAGCGCTTGTCAGCAGGCCCACGGCGATGGGATTCGGCCACGGGTCCAAGTAGGTCACCAGCAGGTTGTCCCGCTCCTCCGCGCGCGGCAGGCGTCCCAGCAGGCGGCGCACCGTCAGAAAGTGCTGCTCCGCCAGCACCTCGGTCGGCGCCATGAGCGCACCCTGGAAACCGTTCGCGATAGCCGTCAGCAGGGCGGCCAGCGCGACAACCGTTTTGCCGCTGCCCACATCCCCCTGCAAGAGGCGGCTCATGGGCCTTTCGCGCGCCATGTCGGCCAGCACATCGTCCAGCACGCGCCGCTGTGCGCCCGTCAACGGGAACGGCAATGCCTCCAAGAACGCGTCCAGCACCTCCCTGTTGACGGGTAGGGGGTTGCCTTTCTCCATCTGCCACTGCTGCTTGCGGCCCATGACGGCTATCTGCATCAGGAACAGCTCGTCGAAGGCCAGACGGCGACGCGCGAGGTCGTTGCCCTCCGCGCTGTCGGGATAGTGGGCCTGCCGGACGGCCTCCGGCAGCGGCAGCAAGGCATCGCGCTCGCGGATGGCGTCGGGCAGGAAATCGGCCAGAGCGGGCGCAAAGCGGTCCACCGCCGACTTGACCAGCCGCCGCGCCGTGCGGGCGGGCAGCCCCGCCGTCAGCGGATAGACGGGCACCAGCCGGCCCGTGTGTATCAGATTGTCCGTCTCCTGGTCAACGATCTCATATTCCGGCGACTCGAAGACGCGGCGGCCCCGGAAGTCCACGGTGATGCGGCCGGAGAGGACGACCCGTGTGTTGGGCCGCAGCCGCTGCGCAAGGTACGGCTGGTTGTACCAGATGACGCGCATGTTGCCCGTCGCGTCGCCGACGACAGCCTCCGTCGCCTTCCGGCCACTCCTGAGGCGCGCCTGGGACGCCTCCCAGACCGAGACGACCACGGTCTGGTCTCTCCCCAACTCAAGCTCCGCCACGCTCTTCATATGCGCGAAGTCGTTATGGCGATGCGGGAAAAAGTAGAGCATGTCGCCCACCGTCCGCACGCCCAGCTTGTTGAACTTGGCGACGGTGGCCGACTGCACGCCGCCCAGCACGGCGATGGGCCTGTCGAGGAGGCCGGAGGCGGGCTGCCCTTCCGTGGAAGGGCCGGGCTGCACGCGGGACTTGCCCGCGACGGGCGCTCGTGGCCGCTGCGGTTTTGGCGACTGCGCCGCGTCGCGCCCTTCCGCCCTTGCGACTGGACGCCGCGCTGCGCCCTTCCGGAGAAGTCCCGAGGGGGCGGCCTCCGTTGACGGAGGACTCGGGGGAGTTCCCCGAACCTTCTGTCGCTCCTTCTCTCCCGACGCGGGAGAGGTCGCCGGGGGGCGGGGGCCGCTCACGTCGCTCGCCCACGCAAGCAGCGCGGTGATGAACGCGCGACGCTCGTCGAGCGTCATGGCGGCGTAGGAGCGCCTGCCGGGGCCTATCGCGTCAAGGCGTGAGGCCTGCGCCGGAGGGAGCTTCGCCGCGTTGGACTCCATCCAGCGGGAGAGGAAGGCGTCCAGACCGCCGAAGACGATTCGGTCGGCGCAGCCCTTCGACAGCTCCTGCTTCAGCACCTTGCCGAGCGAGACCACCGGGCCGTCCAGCGAGGCGCGTGCCTCTTGCCGCTCCACGAAACGCCCGCCGCCTATGCGTCGGTGAGCGCCGCGACGGCCAGCGCGCCCGGGCCGACATGGGTGCCGAGCACAGGCCCCATCCGCGCCATCACGATGCTCTCCCGCGAGTGACCGGTTGCCAGGCGGTCGGCCAGGGCGGCGGCCTCGTCGGGCGTGGTGTTGTACATGACCGCCATGTCGCGGATGCGGGGCAGTCCCTGCGCCAGCTCGCACAGGCGGTCGAGAGCGCGCGCCCGCGTGCGCGCCCGCTCCAGCGGCCAGGGCGCGCCGTCGCGGAAGGAGAGCAGCGGCTTGATATGCAGCAGGGCACCCAGGAACGCCTTCACGTTGCCAATGCGCCCTCCCTTGCGCAGGTACTCCAGGGTGTCCAGGACGGCATAAATGTGGGTGCAGGGAATGGCGTCGCGGACCAGCCGCGAGACGTGCTCCAGCCGCCCGCCGTCGCGCGCCGCACGCGCCGCCAGCAAGACCTGCAGGCCCAGGGCCATTGAAAGGTGCTGGGAGTCCACCACCTCGATGCGACACCCCTTCGGCGCTCTCTCCCGCCCCAGGAGCGCCGCCTGGTGGGTGCCGCTGAGCTTCGACGAGATGTGGATGGAGATAATCTCGTCCGTCTCGCGGGCCAGCGCCGTGTACACGTCCACAAACGCGCCCACGGAGGGCTGCGAGGTCGTGGGCAGCACAGGGCCAGGGAGGATGTCGCGATAGAACGTCTCGGCGTCCAGGTCCACGCCCTCGGTGAACGTGCGGTCGCCCACGTGGACGTGCAGGGGCACGACGGTGATGCCCAGCTCCCGCGCCAGGCTGGCGGGCAGGTCAGAGCTGCTATCGGTAACGACGCGCACGGTCACGGTCGGCTCTCGCACTCCGTCCGGTTCTTGACACTACGCAGCATATCAGACCAACGAGGCCTTCGCCCTACTCCACCGAGATAAGGTAATGATAGTGCGGTTGCCCGCCCATCACCACCTCCGCCTCGCAGCCGGGGAAACGCGCCAGCGCCCACCGCGCCAGCACCTCCGCGTCCTCCCGCGTGGCGTCCGCCCCATAGTACAGCGTGAGCAGTCGCCCTGCCTCGACGCCCATCCTCTCGATGGTGACGCGGGCCGCAGCCTCCGGCGTGGCCTCCACCGCCGCCAACTCGTCGTCCACCAGGCCGATGACCTGTCCGGCGACGACCTCGCGACCGCCTATGTGCGCCGGGCGGCTCGCCGTGGTCACCACCGCCGAGCGGACGCGGCCCGCCGCCCGCGTCATTGCGGCGCAGTTCGCATCGAGGCTGACCTCCGCGCGGAACGCCACCAGCGCCGCGATGCCCTGCGGGACAGTGCGCGTCGGCACGACCTTGACCTGCTTGGGGGCCATTCGCGCGGCCTGCTCCGCCGCGGGCAGGATGTCGCCGGAGTTGGGCAGAAGCACGACCGTCTCCGCGTGACACATCTCGATGGCGCGCAGCAGGTCCTGCACGCTGGGCTTGCCGGAGCGCTCGTCCGGCGTCAGGACCTGCGCCGTGAGGCTCCGCATCACGTCGGCGAGGCCTCTGCCCGGCGCTACGGCGACCAGCCCCACCTGGCCCCCTTCCACGGAAGGGTGGGCCTCGGAGGCGCTCCGGCGACCGGAGAACTCGCGGTGCTGCTGGTCAATGTTCTCGACCTTCGTGTGCACGACGACGCCCAGCCCCCGCGCGAAGGCCAGCACGGCGTCCGGGTCGCTGCCGTGCAGGTGGACTTTGACCAGCCCCTCGGCGCCCGCGACGATAGTGGAGTCGCCGAACTCCCGCACCTGGCGACGTATGTGCTCCGTGTCTAGACCCTTGCCCTCCAGCATGAACTCGATGCAGTAGCCGTAGGTGACCGTCCCAGGCCGCGTGGCTCCTTCCACGGAAGGACGAGGGGCGGCGACCCCCAACTCACGGGCCGGTGGAGGCGTACGCTCACCACGTAGAAAGTGCATTCCGCCATCCAGAAACACGGCCAGCCCCTGGCCGCCCGCGTCCACCACACCCGCCTCGCGCAGAATGGGGAGGAGGTCGGGGGTGCGGGCGACGGACGCACGGGCAACGGTGGCGGCGACATTGAGCACGTCCGGGACGCCCCCGCCTTGTCGGGCTGCGTCCAGCGCCGCGGCGGTGACATCCTTCATGACGGTGAGGATGGTCCCCTCCACCGGATTGCTGACCACCTTGTACGCCAGCCTGGTCGCCTGATCGAGCGCATCGGCGATGTCGCTCCCCGTCGCTGCTTCCTTGCCGTCCAGGGCCTGGGCCAGGCCCTGAAAAAGCTGAGAGAGAATAACTCCGCGGTTGCCCCGCGCCCCCATGAGCGCGCCGTGGGCCATGGCCCGCGCAACAGCCCCGGCGCTTGCGCCCTGAGGGCAGGCCAGCGCCTGCTCCGTGGTGGCGCGCAGCGTGAGCGTCATGTTCGTGCCGGTGTCGCCGTCCGGCACGGGGAAGACGTTCAGAGCGTTGATCTCAGAGGCGGACGCGGCGACCCACGCGGAGCCAGCCTTGACCATTTCCAGCAGATCCCACCCCGACAATGTCCTGAAGGGTCGGGCTATCGCATCCGGGGTCACGGCGACCGCATCCTTGTCAACTCTCCAAAGATGTGATAACGTATTGTTTTGACGTTGACCGCATTCTAACGAAATTACCCTGGAGCGTCAAAGGGATATAGCTATGGCCGTCTGTAAGATCTGCAACAAGGGGCCGCGCTTCGGAAACGCCATAAGCCACTCCAAGCGGCACACGCGGCGCATGTGGGAACCCAATATGAAGAGGCGCTCCATCCTGCTGGACGGGCAGCCCCAGCGCGTGAACATCTGCACACGCTGCCTCCGCACGCGCGCCAAGAGCGTCAAGTAGCCTCTAGCCGGTTCTCCGTTCCCGCCCGTTAGAGCGTAAACGGCCTCGCCTTCTGACCGCGCCCTCGGTGGTGTATCAGTTAGGTTCTTGTCATTCCGGCGAAGGCCGGAATCCAGAGAGCGTCTCCCTCTCGCCGGTTTCTGGACACCGGCTTCCGCCGGTGTGACGGATAAAGCCCCCATCCCTGGCACGTCAGACTTCGACACTACCGCGCCCTCCGTTGTCTTGCCGTTTCTCCACCGCCGGTGTAGCATGTG
Above is a genomic segment from Dehalococcoidia bacterium containing:
- a CDS encoding DAK2 domain-containing protein; the encoded protein is MTPDAIARPFRTLSGWDLLEMVKAGSAWVAASASEINALNVFPVPDGDTGTNMTLTLRATTEQALACPQGASAGAVARAMAHGALMGARGNRGVILSQLFQGLAQALDGKEAATGSDIADALDQATRLAYKVVSNPVEGTILTVMKDVTAAALDAARQGGGVPDVLNVAATVARASVARTPDLLPILREAGVVDAGGQGLAVFLDGGMHFLRGERTPPPARELGVAAPRPSVEGATRPGTVTYGYCIEFMLEGKGLDTEHIRRQVREFGDSTIVAGAEGLVKVHLHGSDPDAVLAFARGLGVVVHTKVENIDQQHREFSGRRSASEAHPSVEGGQVGLVAVAPGRGLADVMRSLTAQVLTPDERSGKPSVQDLLRAIEMCHAETVVLLPNSGDILPAAEQAARMAPKQVKVVPTRTVPQGIAALVAFRAEVSLDANCAAMTRAAGRVRSAVVTTASRPAHIGGREVVAGQVIGLVDDELAAVEATPEAAARVTIERMGVEAGRLLTLYYGADATREDAEVLARWALARFPGCEAEVVMGGQPHYHYLISVE
- a CDS encoding DegV family protein codes for the protein MTVRVVTDSSSDLPASLARELGITVVPLHVHVGDRTFTEGVDLDAETFYRDILPGPVLPTTSQPSVGAFVDVYTALARETDEIISIHISSKLSGTHQAALLGRERAPKGCRIEVVDSQHLSMALGLQVLLAARAARDGGRLEHVSRLVRDAIPCTHIYAVLDTLEYLRKGGRIGNVKAFLGALLHIKPLLSFRDGAPWPLERARTRARALDRLCELAQGLPRIRDMAVMYNTTPDEAAALADRLATGHSRESIVMARMGPVLGTHVGPGALAVAALTDA
- the rpmB gene encoding 50S ribosomal protein L28, with protein sequence MAVCKICNKGPRFGNAISHSKRHTRRMWEPNMKRRSILLDGQPQRVNICTRCLRTRAKSVK
- the recG gene encoding ATP-dependent DNA helicase RecG, producing the protein MERQEARASLDGPVVSLGKVLKQELSKGCADRIVFGGLDAFLSRWMESNAAKLPPAQASRLDAIGPGRRSYAAMTLDERRAFITALLAWASDVSGPRPPATSPASGEKERQKVRGTPPSPPSTEAAPSGLLRKGAARRPVARAEGRDAAQSPKPQRPRAPVAGKSRVQPGPSTEGQPASGLLDRPIAVLGGVQSATVAKFNKLGVRTVGDMLYFFPHRHNDFAHMKSVAELELGRDQTVVVSVWEASQARLRSGRKATEAVVGDATGNMRVIWYNQPYLAQRLRPNTRVVLSGRITVDFRGRRVFESPEYEIVDQETDNLIHTGRLVPVYPLTAGLPARTARRLVKSAVDRFAPALADFLPDAIRERDALLPLPEAVRQAHYPDSAEGNDLARRRLAFDELFLMQIAVMGRKQQWQMEKGNPLPVNREVLDAFLEALPFPLTGAQRRVLDDVLADMARERPMSRLLQGDVGSGKTVVALAALLTAIANGFQGALMAPTEVLAEQHFLTVRRLLGRLPRAEERDNLLVTYLDPWPNPIAVGLLTSATTKKQKAELYKRVAAGAVQLLVGTHALIQEGVAFERLGLAVVDEQHRFGVEQRSALRQKGYNPHLLAMTATPIPRTLALTVYGDLDLSVIDEMPPGRQRVRTRAIGPDKREAAYRFIREQVSQGRQAFTICPLIEESEAIEAKAAVKEFQRLSVDVFPDLRVGLLHGRMSSRDKEEVMRRFREGELHILVSTAVVEVGIDVPNATVMLIEGADRFGLAQLHQFRGRVGRGEYASYCILVSDSPSEEARERLAVMETTHDGFKLAEEDLRLRGPGEFFGTRQSGLPDLRMARLSDLPLLETARKEAQRLFDADPRLARAEHRLLRDEMARRMPGGATEAS